From Mycobacterium colombiense CECT 3035:
TCGGGCTCACCATCCCGGCGATCGCGCTGGCGTCGATCTGGCTCAAGGGGCCGCTGGTGCTCGGCCTCGGCGCCATCCAGCTGGTGTTGCTCGCCCTGACGGTGGTGATCAGCGTGCTGACCGTGGTGCCAGGGCGGGCGACCCGCCTGCAGGGCGAGGTGCATCTGGTGCTGCTGGCCGCCTACGTGTTCCTGGCGATCAGCCCCTGAGGCTCACGCCCGCGCGCGCAGCGTCGCCAGAGCCTTGTCGGCGTGGCTGTCCATGTTGAACTCGCTGGAGATCACCTCGAGCACCGTGCGGTCGGTGTCGATCACGAACGTCGTGCGCTTGACCGGCATCAGTTTGCCGAGCAGGCCGCGCTTGACGCCGAACTGGCTGGCCACGGTGCCGTCGGTGTCCGACAGCAGCGGGTAGTCGAACTTCTGCAGGTCGGCGAACTTGGCCTGCTTCTGCACGGCGTCGGCGCTGATCCCCACCCGGTTGGCCCCCACCGTGGCGAATTCGGAGGCCAGGTCCCGGAAGTGGCACGCTTCCTTGGTGCAGCCGGGCGTCATCGCGGCCGGGTAGAAGAACAGCACCACGGGCCCGCCGGAGAGCAGTTCGCTGAGCTTGCGCGGCGTCCCGGTCTGATCGGGCAACTCGAAGTCCGCGACGGTGTCACCAGGTTTCATGGCGGACACGCTACGCCCGCAAGCGTCGTCGGGCTGGGCCGAAGCACAGCAACCCGTCTGGGAGGATGGATCGGTGCACGCCCACCTTGCCGCGACGACCTCACGAGAGGATTTCCGCCAGCTGGCAGCCGAGCACCGCGTGGTTCCGGTGACCCGCAAGGTGCTGGCCGACAGCGAGACGCCGCTGTCGGCCTACCGCAAACTCGCCGCCAACCGTCCGGGCACCTTCCTGCTGGAGTCGGCCGAGCACGGTCGTTCCTGGTCGCGGTGGTCGTTCATCGGCGCCGGGGCGCCGTCGGCGCTGACCGTGCGCGACGGCGAGGCCGTCTGGCTGGGCGTGGTGCCACAGGACGCACCGACCGGGGCGACCCGCTGCAGGCCCTCCGCGCCACCTGCGAGCTGCTGGCCACCGGCCCGCTCGACGGGCTGCCGCCGCTGTCGGGCGGGATGGTCGGGTTCTTCGCTTACGACCTGGTGCGGCGCCTGGAGCGGCTGCCCGAGCTGGCCGTCGACGACCTGAAGCTGCCGGACATGTTGCTGCTGCTGGCCACCGACGTGGCGGCGGTCGACCACCACGAGGGCACCATCACGCTGATCTCCAACGCCGTGAACTGGAACGGGACCGACGAGCGGGTGGACGAGGCCTACGACGACGCGATCGCCCGCCTGGACGTGATGACGGCGGCGCTGGGCCAGCCGCTGCCGTCCACCGTCGGCACGTTCGAGCGGCCCGAGCCGCGCTACCGCGCGCAACGCAGCGTCGAGGAGTACGGAAAGATCGTCGACTACCTGGTCGACCAGATCGCCGCGGGGGAGGCCTTCCAGGTGGTGCCCTCGCAACGGTTCGAAATGGACACCGACGTCGATCCGATCGACGTGTACCGGATGTTGCGGGTCACCAACCCGAGCCCCTACATGTATCTGCTGCAGGTGCCGAATGGCGCTGGGGGAACTGACTTTTCGATCGTGGGCTCCAGTCCGGAGGCGCTGGTCACCGTCGCCGACGGCACCGCGACCACCCATCCGATCGCGGGCACCCGGTGGCGCGGGGACACCGACGAAGAGGACCAGCTGCTGGAAAAGGAGTTGCTGGCCGACGAGAAGGAACGCGCCGAGCACCTGATGCTCGTCGACCTGGGCCGCAACGATCTGGGCCGGGTCTGCGCGCCGGGCACCGTGCGCGTCGAGGACTACAGCCACATCGAACGCTACAGCCACGTCATGCACCTGGTATCGACGGTGACGGGCACGCTCGACGAGGGTCGCACCGCGCTGGACGCGGTGACGGCCTGCTTCCCGGCGGGCACGCTGTCGGGCGCGCCGAAGGTCCGGGCCATGGAGCTGATCGAAGAGGTGGAGAAGACGCGCCGCGGCCTGTACGGCGGCGTGGTCGGCTACCTGGACTTCGCCGGCAATGCCGACTTCGCGATCGCCATCCGTACCGCCCTGATGCGCGACGGCATCGCCTACGTGCAATCCGGTGGCGGGGTGGTGGCCGATTCCAACGGCCCCTACGAGTACACCGAGGCGACCAACAAGGCCCGCGCGGTGCTGAGCGCGATCGCGGCCGCCGAGACGCTGACCGAACCCGGCCCCAGTGGCGATGGCTGAGGCCGGCGCGGGCACCCGCCGCCCGAACAGCCGGTGGCTGATCCGGATTGCCCAGGCGGTGCTGGTGATTGCCGCAGGAACGTTATGGCTGGCCTCACGCCTGCCCTGGGTCGTCATCCGGTCGTTCGACGGGCTCGGGCCGCCCAAGCAGGTGACCCTGGCCGGCGCGGCGTGGTCGACGGCGCTGCTGCCGTTGGCGTTGCTCCTGCTGGCCGCGGCCGTCGCCGCCATCGCCGTGCGGGGTTGGCTGCTGCGCGCGCTGGCGGGTCTGTTGGCGGTGGTCAGCCTGGCGGTGGGCTACCTGGGGGTCAGCCTGTGGGTGTTGCCCGACGTGGCGGTCCGCGGCGCCGAACTGGCGCACGTCTCGGTGATGTCGCTGGTGGGAAGCGAGCGGCTGTACGGGGGCGCCGGTGTCACGGTGGCCGCCGCGGCGTGCACGCTCATCGCCGCCGTCCTGCTCATGCGCTCCGCGTCCGACTCGGGGTCGACCCGCTCGAAGTACGCCGCACCGGCGACGCGCCGGTCGATTGCGCGACGCGAAGAGGCCGACGGGGCGATGCTGGAGCAGGCGGAGACGCCGGGAATGTCGGAGCGGATGATCTGGGACGCGCTTGACGAGGGACGCGACCCAACCGATCGGCCGAACGAGTCTGACAGCGAGGGTCGGTGATGGGACGCAAGCCGCGGGCCGCTACCCTTCATTCACGTCGTCGCAATCGGCTGGGGACAACAAATCGGCCGTGGGATGACAGCGGGCGACAGGGCGAAGGGAAACGACAGGCATGAGTCCGGCAACCGTGCTTGACTCCATCCTCGAGGGAGTCCGGGCCGACGTTGCCGCGCGTGAAGCGCTGATCAGCCTGTCCGAGATCAAAGCCGCCGCGGCGGCCGCGCCACCGCCACGCGACGTGATGGCCGCCCTGCGCGAGCCCGGAATCGGCGTCATCGCCGAAGTCAAGCGCGCCAGCCCGTCGGCGGGCTCCCTGGCCACGATTGCCGATCCGGCGAAACTGGCCCGGGCCTACGAAGACGGTGGCGCCCGCATCATCAGCGTGTTGACCGAGGAGCGCCGCTTCCACGGCTCGCTCGACGACCTCGACGCGGTGCGCGCGGCCGTGTCGATACCGATTCTGCGCAAAGACTTTGTCGTGCAGCCCTATCAGATCCACGAGGCGCGCGCGCACGGTGCCGACATGCTGTTGCTCATCGTCGCGGCGCTGGAGCAGTCGGCGTTGGTGTCGATGCTGGACCGCACCGAATCGCTGGGCATGACGGCGCTCGTCGAGGTGCACACCGAGGAAGAAGCCGACCGGGCACTCAAG
This genomic window contains:
- a CDS encoding peroxiredoxin, coding for MKPGDTVADFELPDQTGTPRKLSELLSGGPVVLFFYPAAMTPGCTKEACHFRDLASEFATVGANRVGISADAVQKQAKFADLQKFDYPLLSDTDGTVASQFGVKRGLLGKLMPVKRTTFVIDTDRTVLEVISSEFNMDSHADKALATLRARA
- a CDS encoding TIGR02234 family membrane protein, yielding MAEAGAGTRRPNSRWLIRIAQAVLVIAAGTLWLASRLPWVVIRSFDGLGPPKQVTLAGAAWSTALLPLALLLLAAAVAAIAVRGWLLRALAGLLAVVSLAVGYLGVSLWVLPDVAVRGAELAHVSVMSLVGSERLYGGAGVTVAAAACTLIAAVLLMRSASDSGSTRSKYAAPATRRSIARREEADGAMLEQAETPGMSERMIWDALDEGRDPTDRPNESDSEGR
- the trpC gene encoding indole-3-glycerol phosphate synthase TrpC; this translates as MSPATVLDSILEGVRADVAAREALISLSEIKAAAAAAPPPRDVMAALREPGIGVIAEVKRASPSAGSLATIADPAKLARAYEDGGARIISVLTEERRFHGSLDDLDAVRAAVSIPILRKDFVVQPYQIHEARAHGADMLLLIVAALEQSALVSMLDRTESLGMTALVEVHTEEEADRALKAGANVIGVNARDLATLEVDRDCFARIAPGLPSNVIRIAESGVRGTGDLLAYAGAGADAVLVGEGLVKSGDPRAAVADLVTAGTHPSCPKPAR